Part of the uncultured Anaeromusa sp. genome is shown below.
GGCGCTTTGGGCGGTTTAGGGGGCACCTTACTGGTTGTTGGCTGGTTGGGGAGTGCCTTTGCCGGCTTGCAATTAGAACAAGCGCTGTTATTGGGCTGCCTAATCGGCGTGGCGGCTCCGGTTGGCGATTTGGTGGAGTCTCGTTTGAAACGGTATGCCGGCGTTAAGGACTCTGGGGCGATTCTGCCGGGGCATGGCGGCATGCTGGACCGGATTGACAGCTTGCTGTTTGTAGTACCGGTCGTGTATTTTTATATTGGCGCTCGCAGTTTGTTTTTTTTAGGATAGGAGAATATACATGCGACAACGGATTGCTTTACTGGGAAGTACCGGTTCGATTGGCTGCCAAACTTTAGATGTGGCCGCAGCACATCCCGAAGAATGTGAAATCAGCGTATTGGCTGCTCACAGTCGCGATGAATTGTTGGAAGAGCAGATTCGCAAATTTCAGCCGGCGTATGCGGTGCTAAGCGATGAAAATGCTGCATTGCGTTTAAAAGCCCGCTACGAGGGGCCTACGACCATTTTAAGCGGTGACAAAGCGATAGAAGAACTGGCAGCATCAAACGAAATTGATACGGTGGTAACGGCTCTTGTCGGCTTTGCAGGGTTAAAGCCAACCTTAGCCGCCATTAAAGCTGGCAAAAAAATTGCCCTGGCCAATAAGGAAACGTTGGTAGCGGCTGGGGAATTGGTTACGGCTGAAGCGAAAAAGTACGGTGTGGACATTCTGCCTGTCGATAGCGAGCACAGCGCCTTGTTTCAGTGCCTGCATGGCGAGTCGCCGAAAGAGGTGCACAAGCTCCTCATTACTGCCTCGGGAGGCCCTTTCCGAGGCAGGAGCAGGGAGCAGTTGGCAAAAGTAACCTTGCAGGAGTGTTTGCAGCATCCGAATTGGTCTATGGGCCGCAAAATCACCGTGGATTCGGCGACTCTAGCCAATAAAGGGCTGGAAGTGATTGAGGCGCGTTGGCTTTTTGATGTGTCTTACGATCAGATTGAAGTGGTGGTGCATCCGCAGAGTATTGTGCATTCCATGGTAGAATTCAGCGACTCCTCAGTGTTGGCTCAAATTGGTTATCCTGATATGCGTCTGCCGATACAGTATGCTTTGTTTTATCCACGGCGTCTGGAAGCTTCGTGGCAGCGTTTAGATTGGAAGACCGTCCGTACGCTGACCTTTGAACCGCCTGATGTACAAGCGTTTCCGCTTTTGGCGACTGCCTTTGAAGTCGGCAGAGCCGGGGGAACGTACCCTTGCGTGTTTAATGCCGCCAACGAAGTGGCGGTAGAGGCTTTTTTGCAGGGACAAATTTCCTTTTTACAGATTACGGAAATTGTTCAAAAAGTGCTGTCTCAATATAAAGGAGGCAGTGCGGCGGAATTGGCAAGCATTTTAGCGGCAAACGACTGGGCGCGTCAAGCTGCAGCAGTTTGCTGCAGTCAGGCGAATTAAGGAGGGAAACGGATTGGGAGGACATGGAAGTTCGCTATTGGCAACCATTCTGCTGTTTGGCTTGCTGATTTTGGTTCATGAATGGGGACATTTTATTACGGCGAAACTAACCGGTATGTGGGTTAAAGAATTTGCTATTGGTTTTGGCCCCAAGCTAATCAGTTGGCGGATGGGAGAAACACGCTATTCCTGGCGGGTCATTCCTTTAGGCGGGTTTAACAATATCGCCGGCATGCACCCAGACGAAGAAATCGATGAACTGGGCGATATGAGTGAAGAGGAGTACCGCAAGCGGGCTTTTTACGCTAAGTCGGTTTGGGCGCGCATGCTGGTCATTGCGGCTGGTTCGATTATGAATTTGCTGCTGCCGGTCATTTTGTTCACGTTGGTTTTTGTCTTTTCCGGTATTGATCGTCCGGTGGAGGCTCCGATTGTCGGGCAGGCGATGGCAGGGCATCCAGCTGCGCAGGCAGGCCTGGAAAAAAACGATCGGATTGTCCGGATTCAAGGTCAGGATATTGCTTCATGGAAGCAGATGGTGGAGACGCTGCAGCAGGTCGGCGCCGCTACTGAGGGCAAGGGGCTTGCCGTCGAGTATGAGCGGACTTTGCCTTCAGGGGCTGTAGAACATCGAACTGCGCAGGTTTACCCGGAAAAAGACGGCGCCAATGGACGTGTGCTTATTGGCGTGGCGGCTAAACTAGAAAACTATCAACCAGGTATTGTCGAGTCGTGCGGACTAGCGGTGCAACAGACGGTGGCTGTTGCGGCGATGATGGTCAAAGGCTTGGCCAAAATGATTACCGGTCAAGCTGCCGCTGATGTGGCGGGACCGATCGGCGTGGCTCAGATGGCCTGGGAAGTGGCTCAAAACGGTCTGATGAAGCTGCTTGGCTTTGGCGCTTTGCTAAGTATTAATTTGGGGATTATCAATTTACTGCCCATCCCGGTATTGGATGGCGGTCATATAGTGGCATTGCTCATTGAAGCGGTCCGGGGGCGGCCGATCAGCAAAGAACGTTTGCAAATGGTGCAGATGGCAGGTTTGTTACTGCTCTTGCTGATTATGGTGTTTGCAACCTTTAAGGATGTGCTGAGGTTGAATTTGTTTTAGAGACTCAGTGGTCAAACGGTAGAGTAAAGAGGAGGCGAATAGGGAGATGGCTGAAATGCAGACGTTGACCTATGAACGACGAGATACCCGGCGTTTGATGATTGGCACGGTCCCGGTAGGCGCAGGAGCGCCAATCACGGTGCAGTCCATGACCAATACTAAAACGCAGGCAGTGACGGAAACGGTAGAACAAATCAGCCGTTTGACGGCAGTTGGCTGCGATTTGGTGCGGCTGGCTGTGCCTGATAGGGAGGCTGCTAAAGCCTTGGCGCAGATTAAGCTCCAAGTGCAGGTTCCGCTGATCGCCGATATTCACTTTGATTATCGTTTGGCGTTGGCGGCTTTGGAAAGTGGCGTGGATGCGCTGCGGATCAACCCCGGCAATATTGGCGAAGCCAAGTATGTACGCATGGTGGTGGACGCTGCCAAGGAACGGCAAGTGCCGATCCGTATTGGTGTGAACGCAGGATCTTTGGATAAGCGTATTTTGGCTAAATATGGCGGCCAAGTTACCGCCGCAGGCATGGTGGAAAGTGCGCTGGAGCACATTCGCTTGTTGGAAGAGCTGGACTTTTACGATATAAAGATATCCTTAAAAGCCCATGATGTACCGCTTACCTTGGCGGCTTACCGTTTAATGAGCCAGACGGTTAACTACCCCTTGCACCTAGGGGTTACAGAGGCGGGAACCATCCGCTCCGGTGTAATTAAGTCCGCCGTGGGCATTGGCGCTCTGCTGGCCGAGGGGATTGGCGACACCTTCCGAATTTCCTTGACCGGCGATCCGGTGCGCGAAGTGGAAGTTGGCAATGAGATTTTGAAATCCCTTGGCATGAAAGAATATGGACCTACGCTCATTTCCTGTCCGACTTGTGGACGCTGCAATATTGACTTGGAACAATTGGCGCAAACCGTCGAAGAGCATTTAAAACAAGTGAAAAAGCCGCTAAAAGTGGCAGTTATGGGTTGCGCCGTCAATGGGCCGGGTGAAGCCCGCGAAGCGGATATCGGCCTTGCCGGCGGCAAAGGGGAAGGTCTTATTTTCCGCAAAGGCGTGATCGTGCGCAAAGTCGCGGAAGCAGAATTAATGAAAGCATTTTTAGAAGAATTGGAACAATTGCTGAAGGAGGAACCCTGATTATGCGTGCATCCAAATTATTTGCCCCGACGTTGCGAGAAGTTCCGGCGGAGGCTGAAGTTGTCAGTCATCAGCTGATGCTGCGCGCCGGTATGCTGCGGAAAGCGGCTGGCGGTATTTATAACTATTTGCCTCTTACTTGGCGAGTTTTAAAGAAGATAGAGGCCATTGTTCGAGAAGAAATGGATGAGGCCGGCGGCCAGGAATTGTTGATGCCGATCATCCAACCGGCGGAGCTGTGGCAGGAAACCGGCCGTTGGGATGTGTACGGAGACGAAATGTTTCGCCTCCAGGATCGACATGGCCGTAATTTTTGCCTGGGGCCTACGCACGAGGAAATGATTACAACGCTGGTGCGTTCGGAAGTGCGCTCCTATCGTCAGCTTCCGTTGATGCTCTACCAGATCCAAAACAAATATCGTGATGAAATTCGGCCGCGTTTTGGCTTGATGCGGGGACGCGAATTTATTATGAAAGATCTGTATTCCTTTGATCGCGATGAAGCCGGCTTAGAGGTAAGCTACCGCAAAATGTATGATGCGTATACGCGCATTTTTAATCGCTGCGGCTTAAAGTTCAGGGCGGTAGAAGCGGACGGCGGCGCTATTGGCGGTACCGGAACGCATGAGTTCATGGTCATCGCTGAATCCGGCGAAGCGGCGATTGTCTTCTGCCCTGATTGCGAATATGCAGCCAATGTGGAAAAGGCGGAAGGTCAGGTACTGCCTAGTAATACGGAACCCTCTTCGCAAGATCTGACTCCGGTGGCTACGTCTGGCAAGCGCTCTATTGAAGAGGTGACAGCCTTTTTAAAAGTCCCTGCAGAGCAGACCATCAAATCCATTGCCTTCCGCACGGAACATGGGCTGGTGGTTGCCTTGGCGCGCGGTGATCATGAAATTAACGACGTGAAGGTGCAAAACTTGGTGGGCGCCATTCAAATCGAACTGGCGGATGAAGCGGATATTCAGCGGGAACTGGGCAGTGTCGCTGGATTTTTGGGTCCTGTGGGGCTGGCCGGAAAATGTACAATTGTTGCCGATAGCAGTGTTATGAATTTGCATGATGCTGTGTGCGGCGCTAATAAGCCTGATGAACATTTGCTCCATGTAGAGCCTTCGCGGGATTTCAAGCCGGATCAAATTGCGGATCTGCGCATGGTAAAAGCCGGCGAGCCTTGTCCTCGTTGCGGCAGTGCGTTGGCGACCGCCAGAGGCATTGAAGTGGGCCAGGTATTCAAGTTGTTTACTAAATACAGTGAAGCGCTAAAGGCGACTTTCCTGGATGAAAACGGCAAAGAAAAACCCATGGTCATGGGTTGCTACGGCATTGGCGTCAGCCGGACCATGGCGGCTGCTATTGAGCAGCACAATGACGTTGACGGTATCATTTGGCCGGCGGCGATTGCGCCGTTTCAGGTAGCGGTTGTGCCGATCAATACCAAAGATGAAGCGCAACTGCAGCTGGCGGAGCGCATTTACGGCGAGTTGAAAGCGGCTGGGGTTGATGTGCTTCTTGATGATCGCAATGAACGGCCCGGCGTTAAATTTAAAGACGCGGATCTGATTGGCTATCCGGTACGTATTGCTCTTGGGCCGAAGGCGTTAGCCGAAGGTATGGTGGAAATCAAATGCCGTCGCGATGGTCAGGTTTTGCTGGTGCCGCAAACGGAATATTTACAAAAAGTACAGGAATTGCTCGCTGGCCTGTAAGGGGAAAAGTCAATTAACAACCGGGAACTGTTTTGGTGACAGTTTCCGGTTGTTTTTGTTAAAAAGTAGAAAATGTATTTTCAGAATACTGCCTGTATTACACTGGATATGGATAGGAGCCGGAAAAAGTAGTAACAAATACAGCGGATAGTGCGATAAACGAAGAATTTTACTTGTCTTTTTCAAGGTGACAATGGTATAATGTCTACCATATAAAGATATTTATATTTTAAAAATGATATGGAGGGGTTTGCTTTGGCAGAGCAAAAATCTGTTTTTTATTTGGTCCGTGAAGAAATTTTACCAGAGGCAATTAAGAAAACCATTAAGGTAAAGGATATGCTGAAACGCGGCGAAGCGCGGACGATCAATGAAGCGGTGGAAAAAATGGAGTTAAGCCGCAGCGCATATTACAAGTATAAAGATTATGTTTTTCCTTTTTATGAAGCCAGCCAGGAGAAAATCATTACTTTGTCGCTGCTTTTGGATCACAAATCAGGCGTACTGTCCCGTGTGCTCAATACCATTGCAGGAGAGCGTGGCAGCGTGTTGACGATCAACCAGGGCATCCCGCTGCAGGGAGTGGCTAATGCCAGCATTTCCATTGAAACTGCGGATTTGAAGATTGATCTGGAGGCGTTGATGGATAAATTGCGCATGGTAGATGGCGTAAAACGCATCGAAATTTTAGGACAGGTTTGAGAAGCTAAGAGATAAAGACGCTAAGGAAAAAAGCGGCCGGGCAGGACCGAGGGAGGAAATGTGAGATGAAAGATTGTATTCAAGTCGGCATGCTTGGTCTAGGAACGGTTGGAACCGGCGTAGCCAAAGTGCTTTGTCAAAATGGCGCTAGTATTGCGCATAAGGTGGGTAAACCCATTGTTTTAAAAACCGTGCTGGTGCGTGATGTGCATAAAGAGCGCTCCTTGCCGCAGCCAGTTCAAGTTACAGATAAAGTGGAAGACATTTTAAACGATCCCGAGATTGATATTGTCATTGAAGTCATGGGCGGCGAAGAGCCGGCTAAAGACTATATGCTGCGCGCTATGAAGGCCGGAAAGCATGTTGTGACGGCCAATAAGGACGTAGTGGCTCAACATGGTAAAGAACTCTTTGCGGCTGCCGAGGAAGCGCAGGTAGACTTTTTGTTTGAAGCCAGCGTAGGCGGCGGTATTCCGATCATTAGGCCCTTGAAGCAGTGTCTCGCAGGCAATCATATCTATGAAGTGATGGGCATTGTTAACGGAACGACCAACTATATGCTGACCAAGATGACCCAAGAAGGGCTAGATTTTGCGGATGTGCTGGCCGAGGCCCAGGCCAAGGGCTATGCGGAAGCGGACCCGACGGCAGACGTAGGCGGTCTTGATGCAGCGCGTAAGCTTGCGATTCTTGCTTCCATTGCCTTTAACGCCCGGGTTACCTTTGATGATGTCTATGTAGAAGGAATTACCAATATCTCCAGTGAAGACATTGCCTATGCTTCTGAGCTGGGATATGTTATTAAACTGCTCGCGATTGCCCGCGAAGAAGAAGGGCGCATCAGCGTGCGCGTGCATCCTACGTTTTTGCCGAGCAGTCATCCTTTAGCCAATGTGAATGACGTGTACAATGCGGTGTTTGTACGCGGAGACGCTGTTGGCGAAGCCATGTTCTACGGGCGAGGCGCAGGTGAGATGCCTACAGCCAGTGCGGTGGTAGGTGATGTGATTGATGCAGCCCGGAATCTATATCGCGGCGCTTCCGGGCGCATTTTGTGCACTTGCTTTGAAGATCGTCCCATTCAGCCTATCAGTGAGACAAAGGCGCCTTATTTTATCCGGCTGTTAGTTCAAGATCAGCCAGGGGTATTGGCGGCCATTGCCGGCGCTTTTGGCGCCCAGCAGGTTAGCTTGAATTCGGTTATTCAGAAGCGTAAAATTAACGGTTGCGCAGAATTGGCGGTTATAACGTATGAAGTGCCCGATTCTTGCGTGCAACTGGCGCTTAGCACGATGCGCGGCATGTCGGTGGTAAGCGAAGTGCGCAGCGTAATTCGCGTAGCTATGGATTAAACGAAGTAAGGCGGGGCTGCCGAATCGGCAGCCCCGTTGGATTTTAACGGTGGAGCAAGGAGGCAGTATCCATGCAAAAATACATACGTGTGTTGGTTCCGGCGACGACGGCCAACTGCGGACCTGGCTTTGATTGTCTGGGTATGGCGTGTACTTTGTACAATGAGGTGACCGTGAAGGCGCATTATGGCCAAAGTGGCCTGGTTATGTGCGTGCAAGGTGAAGGGGAAGCTTTTATCTCCAAAGGTAAAGATAATTTGTTTTATAAAGCGCTACAGTGCGTATTTTCTATGGCAGGAGAGCCCATTCCCGCTCTGGAAATCGTGATGACCAATCGCATTCCTTTGTCTCGCGGCCTTGGCAGCAGCGCTGCGGCTATAGCCAGCGGTTTGGCAGCGGCGAATGCTTTACTGCAGAATTCTGTGCTTAATGATCAGCAGTTGCTGGCCTTGGCTACGGAAATGGAAGGCCATCCTGATAATGTCGCTCCGGCGTTATTTGGCGGCATTACCGTTAGCATCATGGATGGGCAAAATCCGTATACGCAGCAGTTGCCAATTGAAATTCCTCTACGCATGGTTGTGGCTATTCCTGACTTTCATTTGGCGACGAAAAAAGCAAGAGAAGTGCTCCCGCAAACGGTTCCCTTGCAAGATGCCGTGTATAATGTTTCCCGTGCCGCCTGGCTGGTAGCCAAGTTGGTAGTCGGAGATGCTGAGTCACTGGGACTTGGCTTTGGCGATCGTCTGCATCAGCCCTACCGGCAGCCCTTGATTCCGGGTATGGAGGGCGTCTTGGCTGCAGCACGCCGTGAAGGCGCCTTAGGAGCTGTTTTGAGCGGCGCTGGTCCTTGCTTAATGGCATTTGCTACGGAGAAGGAAGAAGCTATCGGCGAAGCCATGGTAGAAGCCTTTGCTAAGGCGAATATTACCTCGCGCTATCTGATTTTAGATCTTGACCATCAGGGCTGCCAGGTGGAAGAGCTGCCACTATAAAAAGCGGCGGGAAACTACTTAGAATCAAGAGTTTGCTATTGACTTTCTTTGCATAGAAAGGTACAATATGTTTCGTGGAATCTCGGGGCGTAGCTCAGCTTGGTAGAGCGCTACCTTGGGGTGGTAGAGGTCGCACGTTCAAGTCGTGTCGCTCCGACCATTCTTACCCCAACAAAAACAAGGCTTACAGCGATGTGAGCCTTATTTTTTTTTGGTTTGCCCGGCATGGGCAGTAACTAGGCGGTGAAAGTCCGCTATGGGCTTGGTAGTGGGAACCATTAGCTGAACAGCAAGGGTGTCCATCGTGAGGTGGAATCTGAAGGAAGCTGAAAGCAAAGTCCTGCACCGACGAACAGAAACCGCATATAAGGCAAGTGTGGAGCGGACGAGTTTGCCAGACAAAACGAAGTCCAACACTACCCGAACTCCATGGTGTAGATGCGGCGGTGACATGGGATGAAAGTTACTGTTCTTAACCGGGGAGGTCTTGCAAGGCTTCGAAAGACATTGGCAACCCCATGACACCCGAAGAACCCATGCAGTGATGTATGGCTCAATTGCAAGAAGTCAGCAGAGGTCATAGTACCGAAAGTTTTTTTTTTTCGGGAAGGACCGAACAATAACAGCTCTTTTGAGCGAGAAGAAGGTGAGGCAATGCGAAGAGAGCAGAAAACGACTAAGGTCGGCTGCCGCTGCGAGGGTATGTTGGAAACAGAGAGTAACAGCGGAGTGCAGAGTATTGCCACACTGGAAACCGCAGAGAAAGACGGTGCAGAAGACCTGCTTGAACAGATACTGCATAGAGATAACCTAAACGAAGCCTACAAGCGGGTAATGAAAAACGGCGGAGCTCCTGGCATTGACGGCATGACGGTGGGCGAAATGCTGCCGTATCTGAAGGAACACAAAGAAGAACTTTTAAGGAGCCTGCGCGGAGGTTGGTATAAACCTAAACCGGTCAGACGGGTGCAAATTCCCAAACCAGATGGTGGGACGAGAAATCTCGGCGTACCCACCGTAATCGACCGAATGATTCAACAGGCGATAGCGCAGGTATTGACACCAATATTTGAAGAGAAATTTAGCGACAGCAGCTACGGATTCAGAC
Proteins encoded:
- a CDS encoding 1-deoxy-D-xylulose-5-phosphate reductoisomerase, which produces MRQRIALLGSTGSIGCQTLDVAAAHPEECEISVLAAHSRDELLEEQIRKFQPAYAVLSDENAALRLKARYEGPTTILSGDKAIEELAASNEIDTVVTALVGFAGLKPTLAAIKAGKKIALANKETLVAAGELVTAEAKKYGVDILPVDSEHSALFQCLHGESPKEVHKLLITASGGPFRGRSREQLAKVTLQECLQHPNWSMGRKITVDSATLANKGLEVIEARWLFDVSYDQIEVVVHPQSIVHSMVEFSDSSVLAQIGYPDMRLPIQYALFYPRRLEASWQRLDWKTVRTLTFEPPDVQAFPLLATAFEVGRAGGTYPCVFNAANEVAVEAFLQGQISFLQITEIVQKVLSQYKGGSAAELASILAANDWARQAAAVCCSQAN
- the rseP gene encoding RIP metalloprotease RseP, with the protein product MGGHGSSLLATILLFGLLILVHEWGHFITAKLTGMWVKEFAIGFGPKLISWRMGETRYSWRVIPLGGFNNIAGMHPDEEIDELGDMSEEEYRKRAFYAKSVWARMLVIAAGSIMNLLLPVILFTLVFVFSGIDRPVEAPIVGQAMAGHPAAQAGLEKNDRIVRIQGQDIASWKQMVETLQQVGAATEGKGLAVEYERTLPSGAVEHRTAQVYPEKDGANGRVLIGVAAKLENYQPGIVESCGLAVQQTVAVAAMMVKGLAKMITGQAAADVAGPIGVAQMAWEVAQNGLMKLLGFGALLSINLGIINLLPIPVLDGGHIVALLIEAVRGRPISKERLQMVQMAGLLLLLLIMVFATFKDVLRLNLF
- the ispG gene encoding flavodoxin-dependent (E)-4-hydroxy-3-methylbut-2-enyl-diphosphate synthase, translating into MAEMQTLTYERRDTRRLMIGTVPVGAGAPITVQSMTNTKTQAVTETVEQISRLTAVGCDLVRLAVPDREAAKALAQIKLQVQVPLIADIHFDYRLALAALESGVDALRINPGNIGEAKYVRMVVDAAKERQVPIRIGVNAGSLDKRILAKYGGQVTAAGMVESALEHIRLLEELDFYDIKISLKAHDVPLTLAAYRLMSQTVNYPLHLGVTEAGTIRSGVIKSAVGIGALLAEGIGDTFRISLTGDPVREVEVGNEILKSLGMKEYGPTLISCPTCGRCNIDLEQLAQTVEEHLKQVKKPLKVAVMGCAVNGPGEAREADIGLAGGKGEGLIFRKGVIVRKVAEAELMKAFLEELEQLLKEEP
- a CDS encoding proline--tRNA ligase, which translates into the protein MRASKLFAPTLREVPAEAEVVSHQLMLRAGMLRKAAGGIYNYLPLTWRVLKKIEAIVREEMDEAGGQELLMPIIQPAELWQETGRWDVYGDEMFRLQDRHGRNFCLGPTHEEMITTLVRSEVRSYRQLPLMLYQIQNKYRDEIRPRFGLMRGREFIMKDLYSFDRDEAGLEVSYRKMYDAYTRIFNRCGLKFRAVEADGGAIGGTGTHEFMVIAESGEAAIVFCPDCEYAANVEKAEGQVLPSNTEPSSQDLTPVATSGKRSIEEVTAFLKVPAEQTIKSIAFRTEHGLVVALARGDHEINDVKVQNLVGAIQIELADEADIQRELGSVAGFLGPVGLAGKCTIVADSSVMNLHDAVCGANKPDEHLLHVEPSRDFKPDQIADLRMVKAGEPCPRCGSALATARGIEVGQVFKLFTKYSEALKATFLDENGKEKPMVMGCYGIGVSRTMAAAIEQHNDVDGIIWPAAIAPFQVAVVPINTKDEAQLQLAERIYGELKAAGVDVLLDDRNERPGVKFKDADLIGYPVRIALGPKALAEGMVEIKCRRDGQVLLVPQTEYLQKVQELLAGL
- a CDS encoding ACT domain-containing protein, coding for MAEQKSVFYLVREEILPEAIKKTIKVKDMLKRGEARTINEAVEKMELSRSAYYKYKDYVFPFYEASQEKIITLSLLLDHKSGVLSRVLNTIAGERGSVLTINQGIPLQGVANASISIETADLKIDLEALMDKLRMVDGVKRIEILGQV
- a CDS encoding homoserine dehydrogenase, with the translated sequence MKDCIQVGMLGLGTVGTGVAKVLCQNGASIAHKVGKPIVLKTVLVRDVHKERSLPQPVQVTDKVEDILNDPEIDIVIEVMGGEEPAKDYMLRAMKAGKHVVTANKDVVAQHGKELFAAAEEAQVDFLFEASVGGGIPIIRPLKQCLAGNHIYEVMGIVNGTTNYMLTKMTQEGLDFADVLAEAQAKGYAEADPTADVGGLDAARKLAILASIAFNARVTFDDVYVEGITNISSEDIAYASELGYVIKLLAIAREEEGRISVRVHPTFLPSSHPLANVNDVYNAVFVRGDAVGEAMFYGRGAGEMPTASAVVGDVIDAARNLYRGASGRILCTCFEDRPIQPISETKAPYFIRLLVQDQPGVLAAIAGAFGAQQVSLNSVIQKRKINGCAELAVITYEVPDSCVQLALSTMRGMSVVSEVRSVIRVAMD
- the thrB gene encoding homoserine kinase; amino-acid sequence: MQKYIRVLVPATTANCGPGFDCLGMACTLYNEVTVKAHYGQSGLVMCVQGEGEAFISKGKDNLFYKALQCVFSMAGEPIPALEIVMTNRIPLSRGLGSSAAAIASGLAAANALLQNSVLNDQQLLALATEMEGHPDNVAPALFGGITVSIMDGQNPYTQQLPIEIPLRMVVAIPDFHLATKKAREVLPQTVPLQDAVYNVSRAAWLVAKLVVGDAESLGLGFGDRLHQPYRQPLIPGMEGVLAAARREGALGAVLSGAGPCLMAFATEKEEAIGEAMVEAFAKANITSRYLILDLDHQGCQVEELPL